A single region of the Prochlorococcus marinus str. MIT 0917 genome encodes:
- a CDS encoding PAP/fibrillin family protein yields the protein MSSISKLIKVLKHTPKSNQIVELIKIAASESSVDITKQIDLLTGVWELRWSTSNSPLLNYSPLLDNLQILEPKRSRGLNLLRPKGFAGKLFSTNILASLEIIDQKRINVSFIKAGIIGPKLLTKKISFLSEIKKTQKGWLDTTVLSPDLRICKGYKGTTFALLKRNDLSLTEFFNA from the coding sequence ATGAGTTCAATATCAAAATTGATAAAAGTTCTTAAACATACCCCTAAATCAAATCAGATCGTCGAGCTCATTAAAATAGCTGCAAGCGAATCCTCTGTAGACATAACAAAGCAAATTGATCTTCTCACAGGTGTATGGGAACTTAGATGGAGTACTTCTAACTCACCTCTTTTAAATTATTCACCGCTATTAGATAACTTACAGATACTTGAGCCAAAGAGAAGTAGAGGACTAAATTTATTAAGACCAAAAGGTTTTGCAGGAAAGCTATTTTCTACTAACATTCTTGCTAGCTTAGAAATTATTGATCAGAAACGTATAAACGTTAGCTTTATAAAAGCAGGAATAATAGGTCCAAAGTTACTAACTAAAAAGATTAGTTTCCTATCAGAAATAAAAAAGACTCAAAAAGGTTGGCTAGATACAACTGTATTATCTCCCGACTTACGTATATGCAAAGGTTACAAGGGTACAACTTTTGCTTTGTTAAAAAGAAATGATTTATCACTTACTGAGTTTTTTAATGCTTAG
- a CDS encoding high light inducible protein — MTSSSSSSQVITEYGKQNIFGRETQPQLVEDYTSYPEEAEKTNGRWAMIGFFSLLVSYFTTGQIIPGIF, encoded by the coding sequence ATGACTTCTTCTTCTTCTTCTTCTCAGGTAATCACTGAGTACGGCAAGCAAAACATCTTTGGCCGTGAAACACAGCCCCAGCTTGTCGAGGATTACACAAGTTATCCAGAAGAAGCAGAAAAGACAAATGGTCGTTGGGCGATGATTGGCTTTTTTAGTCTTCTCGTTTCTTACTTCACAACTGGTCAAATCATTCCTGGAATCTTTTGA
- a CDS encoding high light inducible protein, giving the protein MQPSNKTILERSIGRPAMMAFVLLTGIYLTTGQLIPGVV; this is encoded by the coding sequence ATGCAACCATCTAACAAAACAATCCTAGAAAGAAGCATCGGCAGACCAGCCATGATGGCATTCGTTCTATTAACAGGTATCTACCTAACAACCGGTCAACTAATCCCAGGTGTCGTTTAA
- a CDS encoding high light inducible protein, translating to MTTQNNNNRNIDPEKVTAERLNGYAALFGCIALVGAYATTGQIIPGFV from the coding sequence ATGACTACTCAAAACAACAACAACAGAAACATTGATCCTGAAAAGGTAACTGCAGAAAGACTTAACGGCTATGCAGCATTATTTGGTTGCATCGCTCTAGTCGGTGCATATGCAACAACAGGTCAAATCATCCCAGGTTTCGTTTAA
- a CDS encoding high light inducible protein: MKSQTTETPRLEEGKLFAERLNGLAASVGCLALIGAYLTTGQIIPGFV, from the coding sequence ATGAAAAGTCAAACCACTGAAACGCCAAGATTAGAAGAAGGCAAATTGTTTGCTGAACGACTCAATGGTCTAGCTGCTTCTGTTGGCTGTTTAGCTCTCATTGGCGCATACCTAACAACCGGTCAAATCATTCCAGGTTTTGTGTAA
- a CDS encoding chlorophyll a/b-binding protein: protein MNKETNYWKTAEQMNGRLAMMGFFAAVINYGFTGWIVPGIV from the coding sequence ATGAATAAAGAAACGAATTACTGGAAAACAGCAGAGCAAATGAATGGTCGCCTTGCGATGATGGGCTTCTTTGCTGCAGTCATTAACTACGGATTCACGGGTTGGATTGTTCCTGGAATTGTCTAG
- a CDS encoding Photosystem I reaction center subunit IX, which produces MFKIFRTKWFKTAPVVATLWLSSTAVILIGVNYVAPDYLFMPMS; this is translated from the coding sequence ATGTTTAAAATCTTTCGTACAAAGTGGTTTAAGACCGCGCCAGTAGTCGCAACACTATGGCTTTCTAGTACAGCAGTCATCCTGATTGGAGTGAATTATGTTGCTCCCGACTACTTATTTATGCCGATGAGTTAA
- a CDS encoding high light inducible protein produces MNSGAERFNGLMAMIGIVAGIGAYATTGQFIPGIF; encoded by the coding sequence ATGAATTCTGGTGCTGAACGTTTTAATGGTTTGATGGCGATGATAGGCATCGTTGCCGGAATAGGCGCTTATGCAACAACTGGTCAATTCATCCCAGGTATTTTCTAG
- a CDS encoding cupin domain-containing protein translates to MAISVTSPCPESTIEELGIKNWPIWTCDASSFDWTYDDKETCLLLEGEASVTPEGGDPVKFCAGDLVVFPAGMDCRWDVHKAVRKHYRFGE, encoded by the coding sequence TTGGCTATATCAGTAACTTCTCCTTGTCCTGAGAGCACTATTGAGGAATTAGGAATTAAAAACTGGCCAATTTGGACTTGTGATGCCAGCTCTTTTGATTGGACATATGATGACAAGGAAACTTGCTTGTTGCTTGAGGGAGAAGCCTCCGTCACTCCTGAGGGAGGAGACCCTGTGAAGTTTTGTGCAGGTGATTTAGTTGTCTTCCCCGCAGGAATGGACTGTAGATGGGATGTTCATAAGGCAGTCCGAAAGCATTATCGTTTTGGTGAATGA
- a CDS encoding tyrosine-type recombinase/integrase, whose product MPNIAGKSKVFGSKGVVLSFTRAPDVFLYRELIPGIKKYRYKVIDGANTLEAAIDNSLDAYNALRSEILEHAQEVAIRKAQHEIETNSPRRRARMITENMVRSKKVSIRKCLNNFLDEEQKKVDADLLKEKSLQNKAQGLKQLEKYLSDKGIEKTHQTDNNTFHEYITWRKAKKSTRRIELIYFKDFLIGYCKPRGLLINSLDEKRLMPKIVIKESEVDANPPLIEEGNWNLVEKTLKQMIKNRETGRGPAKYSVKGRGVYFNQLFYRWCLICKNSGLRPNIELNKLRLCDVKRENVGRWSKSKRETEDKWNAIIYMKDTKTGKQRAVPTNGVDSQLLEWRKEQKEYLSRYYPGQKIKDKDLIFGNPAKEMKQFPYSMFHTIWIRMIELCGDELKPYVFRYRNYTPYSLRCTFICNLILQGKDIFEVAKLAGHSIAVCERYYAKLDMGRKSKELTEIEYGIKGRRKTNIGSYLED is encoded by the coding sequence ATGCCGAATATTGCAGGAAAATCAAAAGTTTTCGGAAGTAAAGGCGTTGTCTTGTCTTTCACAAGAGCTCCTGACGTTTTCTTATATCGTGAGCTAATCCCAGGGATTAAGAAGTACAGATACAAAGTTATTGATGGAGCCAATACGTTAGAGGCTGCCATTGATAATTCACTCGATGCATATAACGCATTAAGAAGCGAGATCTTAGAGCATGCGCAAGAGGTAGCGATCAGAAAAGCTCAGCATGAAATCGAAACCAATAGTCCAAGAAGACGCGCAAGAATGATTACCGAGAATATGGTTAGGTCAAAGAAAGTCAGTATTAGAAAGTGCCTCAATAACTTCCTTGATGAAGAGCAAAAAAAAGTAGATGCTGATCTGTTAAAAGAAAAATCTCTACAAAATAAAGCACAAGGTTTAAAACAGCTCGAGAAGTATCTCAGCGACAAAGGAATCGAGAAAACCCACCAAACAGATAACAACACTTTTCATGAGTACATAACTTGGAGAAAAGCAAAAAAGTCGACTAGAAGAATTGAACTGATTTACTTTAAAGATTTTCTCATTGGCTACTGCAAACCAAGAGGATTATTAATCAACTCACTAGATGAAAAAAGATTAATGCCAAAGATAGTCATTAAAGAATCCGAAGTAGATGCCAACCCGCCTCTCATAGAAGAAGGGAACTGGAATTTAGTAGAAAAGACTTTGAAGCAGATGATTAAAAACAGAGAGACAGGAAGAGGTCCCGCCAAGTATTCAGTAAAAGGTAGAGGTGTCTACTTCAATCAGTTGTTTTATCGATGGTGTTTAATTTGTAAAAACAGTGGCTTACGTCCAAACATTGAACTGAATAAGTTGAGATTGTGTGATGTCAAAAGAGAGAACGTAGGGCGATGGAGCAAGTCCAAAAGGGAAACAGAAGATAAATGGAACGCAATTATTTATATGAAAGATACTAAGACTGGGAAACAAAGAGCCGTACCCACTAATGGAGTGGATAGTCAATTACTTGAATGGAGGAAAGAACAAAAAGAGTACTTAAGTCGATACTATCCAGGTCAAAAGATTAAAGATAAAGATTTAATCTTTGGCAACCCAGCTAAGGAGATGAAGCAATTTCCATACTCAATGTTCCATACAATATGGATAAGGATGATCGAACTATGTGGAGACGAATTGAAACCCTATGTCTTTAGATATAGGAACTACACCCCATACAGCTTAAGATGCACTTTCATTTGCAATTTGATTTTGCAAGGCAAGGATATTTTTGAAGTCGCTAAGCTTGCGGGTCATAGCATTGCAGTCTGCGAAAGATATTACGCAAAGCTTGATATGGGTAGAAAATCGAAGGAGCTAACAGAAATTGAATATGGAATCAAAGGACGAAGAAAGACTAATATAGGTAGCTATCTAGAGGATTAA
- the rpsD gene encoding 30S ribosomal protein S4: protein MSRYRGPRLRITRRLGDLPGLTRKAAKRSHPPGQHGQARRKRSEYAIRLEEKQKLRFNYGISERQLVRYVKKARAQEGSTGTNLLKLLENRLDNVCFRLGFGPAIPGARQLVNHGHVTVNGKITDIASYQCKAGDVIAIRDNKASKQLAQANLEFPGLANVPPHLELDKTKLSAKISAKTDREWVAIEINELLVVEYYSRKV from the coding sequence ATGTCTAGATACCGCGGACCTCGCCTGAGGATCACGCGACGCTTGGGAGACCTACCTGGTCTCACCCGGAAGGCCGCAAAAAGGTCTCACCCTCCCGGTCAGCACGGCCAAGCCCGTCGCAAGCGCTCTGAATACGCGATCCGACTCGAAGAAAAGCAAAAACTTCGATTCAACTATGGTATTTCCGAACGCCAGCTTGTTCGCTACGTAAAGAAAGCTCGTGCTCAGGAGGGTTCTACAGGAACAAATCTCTTAAAGCTTCTGGAAAATAGGCTTGATAATGTTTGTTTTAGACTTGGATTTGGACCTGCCATCCCAGGTGCAAGGCAGCTGGTAAACCATGGACATGTAACTGTGAATGGCAAGATCACCGACATTGCAAGTTACCAATGTAAGGCTGGAGATGTTATTGCTATCAGAGATAACAAAGCTAGTAAGCAGTTGGCTCAAGCCAACTTAGAATTTCCAGGTCTAGCGAATGTTCCTCCACACCTTGAGCTTGATAAAACCAAACTCTCGGCAAAGATATCAGCAAAAACAGATAGGGAATGGGTTGCTATTGAAATCAATGAATTGTTAGTTGTTGAGTACTACTCAAGAAAAGTTTAG
- the yidD gene encoding membrane protein insertion efficiency factor YidD, translating into MLTKINRAIAVVFVGLIFFYQKWISPLFAPSCRFIPSCSAYGIEAVNKHGPWRGGWLTLKRLSKCHPFTPCGCDPVPDK; encoded by the coding sequence ATGCTTACAAAGATCAATAGAGCTATTGCAGTTGTTTTTGTTGGTTTGATTTTCTTTTATCAGAAGTGGATTTCACCGTTGTTTGCCCCGAGTTGTAGATTTATCCCTAGTTGCAGTGCTTATGGAATAGAAGCCGTTAATAAACATGGTCCTTGGAGAGGTGGTTGGTTGACCTTGAAAAGGTTAAGCAAATGTCATCCTTTTACTCCTTGTGGGTGTGACCCCGTTCCCGACAAATGA
- a CDS encoding glutaredoxin family protein, with translation MNSETLILYSRKGCCLCQAVENKLSNICLKNLKPSIVLYIIDIDSKKVSLDIKMKYTNEVPVVVLDSNRLSKKIELPRVPPRLKEDMLLSWIQKNLNILYKTS, from the coding sequence ATGAACTCAGAGACATTGATTTTATATTCACGTAAAGGGTGCTGCTTGTGTCAAGCAGTTGAAAACAAATTGTCTAATATATGTCTAAAAAATTTAAAACCTTCTATTGTACTTTACATTATCGATATAGATAGCAAAAAAGTGTCATTAGATATTAAAATGAAGTATACAAATGAAGTCCCAGTAGTAGTTCTTGACTCAAATAGATTATCTAAAAAGATTGAATTACCTCGGGTTCCTCCACGTTTAAAGGAAGATATGCTTTTGTCTTGGATACAAAAGAATTTGAATATTTTGTACAAAACATCTTAA